A single window of Venturia canescens isolate UGA chromosome 3, ASM1945775v1, whole genome shotgun sequence DNA harbors:
- the LOC122407603 gene encoding uncharacterized protein isoform X3 has translation MHTASATIKGTPAFLEEYVYTTHAHFQSSMFTRTERIPKQILAVLTVTVNIGTRPESLDSARSRTFSDCKHAKRKKQKISAKICKVLGDRFSASSLQINRGFQSFFLKKVG, from the exons ATGCATACTGCCAGCGCCACCATAAAGGGGACTCCGGCGTTTTTGGAGGAATACGTATACACGACACACGCTCACTTTCAAAGTAGTATGTTTACGCGCACGGAGCGAATACCAAAGCAAATACTCGCAGTACTCACAGTCACAGTCAATATCGGAACACGgcccgagtctcttgattctgCTCGCTCGCGTACCTTCTCGGATTGCAAA CAtgccaaaagaaaaaaacaaaaaatatctgcAAAAATATGTAAAGTGTTGGGAGACCGATTCAGCGCTTCAAG CTTGCAGATCAACCgaggttttcaaagttttttcctgaaaaag GTTGGCTAG